Genomic DNA from Choristoneura fumiferana chromosome 19, NRCan_CFum_1, whole genome shotgun sequence:
ccaacacagtaggcagtacagaaaacactaCACATTACATTTACATTACACATTTATGTTTGCAGATCTCTGCTTCTTTCTCAAACTACCGCCAATTCATCGATCAGCTGTTGCAAAAGTTGAGCATTTTCAAACGAAACGTTCCCAAGAGCTCTGCTGAACACAAATATTCTGCTAAAAATATCGCTAACCTGTTTAACATCAAGCGCGAAGCTCAGAAACCGATGGAAGCCTCCTTCTACATCGACCTCATGAACCAACAAAGATACTTCAGCCTAACGCAAGAAGACATAGATCAACTGCCTGCAATCCTCGGACAGTTCATGGCTAACCTCGGCAAGGGAATCGAACATCATTACACTAAAGTCATCAACCAGGCTCAAGTTACCATCATGTTCCCAGTTGCTTCTGGTATGCCTTTCATCTATAAATACAAGGAGCCAACTGTTATCCACATCCAGAGCAAGACCAAGGGCCAAATCAACTTACCAGCTCTGGAAAATCCTGAATATTCTTCTTCTTTGGAGCAAGAAATCCAGTTCACTTACGCCAGGAATATTGAAGGATCCGTTGGTTTCTTAGACACTATTACGAACCGATTCGGTAGCGCTGGTCTCGTCAGCAAATACCAGCTTAACATTCCCGTCAAGTCCCAAGTCCAGGCTAAACTTGGTGAAGTGAAAATTCGTCTGGAGCCCCTCCTTCCTGAGCAGGATACTACTATTGTACATTACAGCGTGTGGCCCTACACAGCTAACCAGAAATTGGATACGCTGACCCCGAAGTCTCTTGATCCTACCTCTAAAGTCATTATCCGTAAAAATAAGGTAGCATCTGTTAATGCCAAGTTTGGCCAGATCACTGGAACTACATTCCAGCTTGAAGGATACTCCTACTCGAATGACTACCAGACCTTCGGTGGTATGCACCGCGGTATTGAATTGGTCTCTGACATCGCTTTCGGCCTCGTCCAGAAAGACGTGGCTACGACGCACTTTAACTTCAGATATCTTGGAAAGCAGTCGCAAAACAAGGCTATCGCTCTGACTGTAGCATACGGTAAGCATTTCAGTCATGTCACTGATGAATTTCCAAACTTATTCGCATAAGAAAGAGCTTTAGTCATTATTGATACCTAAGAATTCCTTTATCCTTTATGTTTTATTGCGCTAGCccatatgtattttttttttgcagatacTCTGTACAACCAGAAACAAGCCCAAGCTCCCGTGAAAGCTACTGAGATTACCGACATTACGCCGAACAGCGTAACCCGTCGCCAGGAGCTTGTGAAACGCGCTGTCTCTGGCATCGACACAGCCAGAGCTAACATTATCGACCTTAGCGCTACGTTTGAGGGCTCCCAGAAAGTCGAATACGTTTTTACTGCTGCTATTGGTGACAGCAAGGTTGACCCTAAGATCGGATACGCCGTCTTCGCAGCAAGAAACTCAGACAAGTTCGGCAATACTCAACTCAACACCGTTGGAAGCTTAAAGATGCCTTCCGTAACTGCTCTGAACTTCCTCTATGCTCTTAAAAAAGAGCTCAAGACTGCTTTCGAAGCCGACGTCAACCTTGGCCAGAATGGAAACATCCAAGTTAAAGCATCAGGGGAGCGCACTACGCAATACATAGAAAACTTGCTGCGAGACGCTCGGGGGAAACAATGTCTTCAGGAAATCGAGAACAACAATTTCTACCAGGAGTCATGCAGAATGATGATACTCAGAGCGCACGCCCCCAACCACATTAAGGCATCAGTTACTTACAAGAACTTGAGCCCTGCCGTCAAAAACGTGACCTTCCAAGCGTACCAAGCGTTAACCAAATTCGGGTTCTGGTATTCTGACTTCAACCCCTTCAAGCCAATCGCCGGAGACAAAATCGAAATCGACGCGGATATGGACTTCGAGGACAACTACCTGAATTTGGATATCTTGTCCTACATTGGGGAAATGAAGATGAAGCGTGTTCCCATTCCGAATTTCAGCGCTGCAATTCTGTCTGCATACAACCCCTGGAATGTTTATGAGCGCCTTTTTAACCGTTTCACCCAACAACAGTTTGTGCGTAAGTATtgcattaaaaaatttaatactttCTTAACTTCTAGGGAGGCTATAATACAAAATGCGACTAAAACATAATAGCCGAATCATGTTTTTACTTCAAAACTGCAACTAACCAAACAATCTCTTCTACAGCTTTCTGCACGGTTGATGATACCAAGATCAGGACGTTCAGCAACCGCAGTTACGACTACACCCTCAATCCCTCTTGGCACGTGGTGATGCATGATGATGCCCAATACGCTGGCCAGTACGGCTACAGAAAAGAGCAGCTTGTCATCATGGCGAGACAGCCCCAGGAGAAGCAGAAAGAAATGTACATCTCATACAAGTAAGTATAGATAAATATGCATCTTTACAGTACAAACAAGAAGCAAAGCGATTTCATCGTCTTTATTCCATGTCAGGCTAGCTAGTATCTATTAGTGTCTACAACATTGTCAGATTCGATTAAAATTGAACTTATCAGGGTTTTTTTTCAGGGATTTCTCCCATGCCTGTTGATATTaatccaaaataaaacaaataggattataaaataaataaataaaatatcatgggacacttggcaccaattgacttagttccaaagtaagcaaagcttgtactatgggtactaggcaacggataaacatacttatacagataaatacatacataaatacatattaaacatccaagactcgaatataaacattcgtattattcatgcaaatatctgccccggctgggaatcgaacctgggacctcaagcttcgtagtaaggctctctaaccacttggccatctggtcattAGAAACACATCACCAGGGACCGAGACAATCAGGTGGTCATTTGAATTGGTTTTGAGTGTCTACAAGATACAAAAGCCTAGATAACTAGCATTAGTGAAGTTTTATACCTCCTTTTACCATGACGATTTTTCTAAtacgtatgtttttttatttcagatccGAATCCGGGAAAGATTTGGAAATTTTAGTCCAACTGGTGAACAACAAGCCCACTGTTAAGTTGCAAACCAATGCCAAGAAGGTCTCTGAAGGAGAGTTGACAATGTACTGGGATGAGGTTAAGGACGCCCCTCTGCTTGAATATTACATGCTAGACGATAGCACTTTAATGACCCAAATCGGAGAGAACCGACTCCGTGTGATGTACGATGGCATGAGAGTTGTCGTGTTCGCTAAGGACAACCGTAACAACGTCAGGGGTGTGTGCGGACACATGACTGGTGAACCACGCGATGATTACAGGACGCCTTACGGCATTGTTGACAAGTCTGAGCTATACGGTGCTTCCTACGCCCTGAACGTCGATGGTGAACCCAGCATCCAACAGTTGCAGTCTGAATTGAAGAAGTACGTGTACCAGCCCAAGTACCAGTTCACCGCGATATTACGCTCCGACGGACAATGGAAGCAATCCATGcattcctctcaggagcactcGGGTTCGTCTGAGCTTTACAGGGCCCGCAGCTACCTCAAAGAGCAGGGCGTATGCCAACTGCACCCACAGGTTCAATACTACGAGAACCAAAACGATATCTGCATTTCTACCACCCAAGTACCTGGCTGCCAGTCGCATTGCAGAGGACAGAACTACCACATCCAACCAGTCGAGGTTGTTTGCGGATCCAAGCTTGACAAGCAATTCCAGGAGTACAGAAACGAGATTCAAAAGGGAGGAAACCCACAGGTGTCTGGACAGACGCAGATAAGGCAATACCGAGTGCCCAGCTCTTGCCAGgcgtaaatataataaatctaGTAAAGAAAGACTTTTTAGATTTGGCGCGAAAATGGATTATGATTTAATGCATGAACTTATATAAAATCTTTGAtttgatatacatatatttatttttatcgaaatttatatccatttatatatatatgtagtaCCTATATTGTTTAtgtatctattattatttaattagtattattatatataaatatatatgaaaTGTATTTAGAATGTATAATAGCaagcaatataaaaataaaaataaaagttgtatcATTTTAACTACTTGTTACCACTAGTGCCATCTAGAATAACATCAGAATAAATTCTAGTCCTGATTCAAGTGtaacacaacacaagacacaagtTTCAACAACTATCCCTAGATGTCGTTTCTTTTTCGACATAAACACAGTtgccatgctttaaagtttaCGCACAGTTCACGTTATTTATGATGGGATGGAAGTACCATTCTCTGATTCACAAACCAGCTCTAGTTCATCgatttaatgtatttaatttttaaaacacacCAAATAATAACCgttcacaagtttttttttaattaattatattaaattagtttgAAATAGTGCACCACAATTTCGTCAGTGCAACACGTAGCTACTATTTTATattaacactagcttttgcccgcgacttcgtcctcGTGTACTTTAGTAATAAAGGCGTATGTTTTAATTTacccccgttataattgtgacatgtgtatctgtgtgtataACGAACGGAGTACTGCCGTAAACTATAGATAACAGTTTACTACAGTAGGAACTACgctataaacaatttttttaccagttttgaagctagtttatgcaaaagttttatgcaaagcaGATCAGATTTATGTTAGAAAAGTTTGCATCTTTTatttaatctaaataaaataaaataaatacttaatgtaACATTGACAGTTCTGTTCAGATGTTGGGTTTCgagcaatttatttttaataacctggcaacaaaatgaaattaaaagaaatgCTGCTCCGGCAGGGCTACTCTTAAACTCGAatttcgaagttcgtatcgtaccgtctctctcgctctcgtattaaatagtgtaagtgtcagagggaccgcacgacacgagtttcgcgtttcgtagtagccctgaggTTGCGGGGTGTAGTGTAGgcaatgtacgacttgttaatgcacgctcaaataatgcaaggcctgataatccgtgcttataaTAGTGCTCAAcctatttttttgaaaataccgACCCTTTTCATCGTGTACACCGcatattaataaattagtagaaaatttcttaatgagggctatcgttttttgtctcactagatggcgcactgtagcgtcgagtttcgtagtatccctGAAAGCGGGTTTAGTTTGGCAATGTACGACTTATTAATGCACGCATCAAATAATGCAAGGCCTGTCTCAAAACCGTGCTTAAAATAGATATTGCAAcctatttttttgaaaataccgCACCCATTTCTATGAGTGTACACCGGATACCTAACACTAGCgcctagtggcgaattcacacgcgataaTTTGGtactggcgcttcgccggccgctaccgcggcacgctcgctataCTCGCTtggctcgcgcattgtggtcacaatcacaatgagggctatcgcgtatgaattcgccgctagaggcgctagtgtagcgtgaggtctccgaaatgtcaaatctcatagattttggggagttacgcgggtttatttataattagaataattttgtaagtattttgcgttacctgaaattaattttgGCAATTATgtgttacggggcaatgaataactgttttgagacagttttgtctttcggaaacttttgtcctcccattttttccgaacaaaacgggactacgcaacactgtgtttgctcgatatttttatggtacggttttaaggtgtattaaatatgattttaatctaaactttgtttttacgcccgtaataagactttgaaagccacacttaaaaacctcacgcagcagtggcgccatctagaaagacaaaaacaaAAGCCCTCATTGGGCAACAATCTAACACAAATCCATGGTCATTCGAATCAATTGGCTTCAGGTTAttacgtcgtacattatcactacgtacgttacagcgcagcgtaggacgtccaccaacaagatggacggatgacctggttaaagccgcgggttcacggtggatgcaggccgttgccaaccgaagcaactggaggtctgtgggggaggcctatgtccaacagtggacgtcctacggctaagatgatgatgatgatgacgttacagcgcgcgcaatattttgtacgccctgataatgcgcgaccatgatattgtacggcatgataattggaagcatgcttcggattatcacgtcgtacattattgcgcgtacattccgagttgtagaTTATTGTTTCCCCGCCCGCACCGCACAAGTAGTCCGCATAGCAACGGAACAGTCAGCTGATTTCGATATAATTTGCTTTTGTGATTTGCTTTATTATTGTGAGTGTGagacttaaattttaatacgtaatttaatttataaataaattgtgtttattACTCACCAGTGATTTGATAGAAATTTTCCAGCTTCTCGAACTGTCGCGCGTAGTGCTGTCAAACTGAATAAAAAGCCTACGAAATCTGTGTTCGAAATTTCGAATTGTGGAAATTTTCATGTAAGTacagttttgtatttaaaattttcgatacctttttaaaaatatgtttttaaactaTCTACTTACAGCCAAGATAGCCTCTAGTCTAGTCGCCAGTCTTAGTATTGCTATTGAATATTGCGTAagttttcaaattattaatttactaataATAAGCGTTACAACTTTATGTTTTTGTaagttataaattttattttcgtaaacttatttttttctataattgaacgtgtaaaaaatacttaaactcGCGATACTAACAACCGCACAGACGTTAGTTAATATTTATTCgtaatacattaataaaaaagaaatagtaGGCAACAAtaatcttaattaatttttttcttagtcTGTAATTGTGTTCCACTCTTGCTGCCAGGCAAAGTCTTCTCCTTGACTGCCACATGTCACTATTCAGAGCAATATCCAGCCATTTGcagtttcttttatttatttatttagttacatattgataataaattaaaagacaGCCAAAATCATTTACAACAACATATCAGCTgtaacaaccaaaaaaaaagtcCCATGACAGCCTTTTGTACATTTAAATAACGCTGGTTATAACAACCAAATATGACTGTCTCTTCAATCTCTTTTATTATATACGGTTTTGCccatattttgtgttttattggGCCATTAAAGTATTTAATTGATCACCAATAGGGTCTGAGGAATATTGGATGTTAGCTTAGCTTTTTTTCAAAGACATGAATGATGGGGTCTTTGGATTATCTGCAATCTCAGAATACTTCATAGTCTAAATTCTTCATTGCTCTTTTGCTCTAGACTTGAAAACTGCCATTTAAGGCTCAGAGGGcgtactccgaaattcgaagtttgtattgtaccatccctctcactctcatattaaatagtataagagttagagggacggaacgacacaaGCTTCGATGTTcgaaattcgtagtagccctacagtttAATTGGTCAGTAGGGCCCGCATGCATGGAGATTTGCAGAATGCATGCCATAGGGCATTGGTTCCTAAcctttttaatattgttacccATATGACCTTCTGGAAAAACTGAATTTAACTCccttaaaatttaatgaatagatACAACgcaagcaaataaaaatattgttcacaaaaataatttgaatatttaaa
This window encodes:
- the LOC141438839 gene encoding vitellogenin-like, with the translated sequence MKLLILAAFVAAVASVRLDTNTVESQWPWQAGKLYRYDVQTGTLAHLEQGSSTGTAFKAHFIVRVVASGHLQAKLENPQHGQIHHDLPNTWSLPEDIKYEGVKNIDLPFEIYFNGGRVQSLKLPSTLSRSNENLLKGLISALQVDLSTHRNEHTAHDTHDHVTQQGQYRKMETDVTGDCETLYTVLPVASEWRRELPKFALEEEPFEVTKTRDYTHCQHRVAYHFGVPESAKWTGTSQNPHEVQFMKRKTDSRILVGKQGIIYKAETTSKVNVGVLLYGKHNAQVRSNVKLTLVSYEEDKEAAWQMPEGSRTVQNLLYALSSKQVTISDSPSSSFFSESEETSRVRRSLKMPKNVIKKRSYDSSSSSSSSSSSWSSSSSESNSAYLNDDVPRINEPAYASLYMSAQPHVDKKQNPMNAQKLLQELAQQLQNPNNMPKTDFLSKFSILVRVISAMNWEQLSQTSRSIEVAKASNNVMKLDMWMIYRDAVVQAGSMPAFQQIKSWIQTKKIAGEEAAQVIASLPATLLYPTKDVMIQFFNLAMSPEVQEQKYLNSSALIAATTFINKGQVNNYTAHSNYPTYMYGRLANKYDNFVLEEILPRLSQELQKAIESGDNHKALIYVKAIGHLGHRSIMEVFAPYLEGKVQVSTYLRASMVEILQLLAYQKDHYARAVLYSIMRNTAEPYEVRVLAAQGVFVSEPTGAMMHAMAEMTHKDPSLHVRAALKAGIETSARLTSPRYYNLARTAQAALPTLTKDDFGSLKWGQKFSESLNEEYVLDIINVLSYVSSEDSLFPKNLKFSWMSKTAAWNKMNVISASFSNYRQFIDQLLQKLSIFKRNVPKSSAEHKYSAKNIANLFNIKREAQKPMEASFYIDLMNQQRYFSLTQEDIDQLPAILGQFMANLGKGIEHHYTKVINQAQVTIMFPVASGMPFIYKYKEPTVIHIQSKTKGQINLPALENPEYSSSLEQEIQFTYARNIEGSVGFLDTITNRFGSAGLVSKYQLNIPVKSQVQAKLGEVKIRLEPLLPEQDTTIVHYSVWPYTANQKLDTLTPKSLDPTSKVIIRKNKVASVNAKFGQITGTTFQLEGYSYSNDYQTFGGMHRGIELVSDIAFGLVQKDVATTHFNFRYLGKQSQNKAIALTVAYDTLYNQKQAQAPVKATEITDITPNSVTRRQELVKRAVSGIDTARANIIDLSATFEGSQKVEYVFTAAIGDSKVDPKIGYAVFAARNSDKFGNTQLNTVGSLKMPSVTALNFLYALKKELKTAFEADVNLGQNGNIQVKASGERTTQYIENLLRDARGKQCLQEIENNNFYQESCRMMILRAHAPNHIKASVTYKNLSPAVKNVTFQAYQALTKFGFWYSDFNPFKPIAGDKIEIDADMDFEDNYLNLDILSYIGEMKMKRVPIPNFSAAILSAYNPWNVYERLFNRFTQQQFVPFCTVDDTKIRTFSNRSYDYTLNPSWHVVMHDDAQYAGQYGYRKEQLVIMARQPQEKQKEMYISYKSESGKDLEILVQLVNNKPTVKLQTNAKKVSEGELTMYWDEVKDAPLLEYYMLDDSTLMTQIGENRLRVMYDGMRVVVFAKDNRNNVRGVCGHMTGEPRDDYRTPYGIVDKSELYGASYALNVDGEPSIQQLQSELKKYVYQPKYQFTAILRSDGQWKQSMHSSQEHSGSSELYRARSYLKEQGVCQLHPQVQYYENQNDICISTTQVPGCQSHCRGQNYHIQPVEVVCGSKLDKQFQEYRNEIQKGGNPQVSGQTQIRQYRVPSSCQA